CGTGCGCTAATAGTCCTGCAACTCTTAGAGGTTCCGGGATTCTTCCCTGGAGAGTAAAGGCATTGCACAGCCATCCTGCATCTTTAAAGGATATGCCTGAACATCTCAGATATATATAAAAGCCGGTTTTCAGCTGAAATTTTTCTCTTATACCTGTATTTTTGTATTTTAAAAGTCGGTCTGAATCACCTGGAAAATATTTATTTATTTTCGTTTCAATTCCTTCTGAATTCTCATATGTCGCACAGATCACAGGAAAACCTGTTTTTTTATGAATTTCTTCAATGTCAATTATGTTAAACCACGAAACAATGCATCCGGAGAGCATTATGCAGTGCAGATCTTTTCTTGAAAGTTTAGTGAAAATATCAATTACAGTATCTGTAGCATCCATTCCTCCAACAGTTGCGGTTGAAAATGCTACTCCATCAATAATTTTGTCTTTTCTCATTACAACTCCGGCAAAAAAGGATTTTTTTGCGCTTCTTGTAAAACTTTCAGCTATGCCCAGTACCCGGATTCCTGATTTTGCAGTCTGCATGAAAGGACTTATGAATGTAGATTTTAATATAATGTAGCAATGGATATCAAAAAGGATGACGTCTGTATTT
The genomic region above belongs to Methanomicrobium antiquum and contains:
- a CDS encoding DUF99 family protein, whose translation is MQTAKSGIRVLGIAESFTRSAKKSFFAGVVMRKDKIIDGVAFSTATVGGMDATDTVIDIFTKLSRKDLHCIMLSGCIVSWFNIIDIEEIHKKTGFPVICATYENSEGIETKINKYFPGDSDRLLKYKNTGIREKFQLKTGFYIYLRCSGISFKDAGWLCNAFTLQGRIPEPLRVAGLLAHASSDFTIVEE